The region GCTGGTGACGCAGCGAAGCAGAGATATCTGGTCTAACAGTTCCGCCGTTTTCGGCATCGATGCGGCGAGTTGTACCCCTTTGACGGATGTGTTGATTCCTTTGGCATCGCCGCCGATCATCTTGCCGGGGTGGGGATCCCACGTTTCCAACTGGCTTGGGCCCCCTTGCATCCATAGAACGATGACCGACTTAGGACGGCGAGTACGCTTGGATCCATCCGCAGATGCAGCCAACGCCTGCGACAACGGTGTTAGCCAGGCAAGACCTGCTCCGGCTTGAAGCAGTGTGCGGCGACTGAAATGGCCAGCCGTTCCGCAGCCTTCTGGACCGAGCATAGTTTGAAAGCGTTTCATTGTCGCTCCTAGTGATTCCAGGCAAACTCAGTGCAGTTCATTAGCGCCCAGTAAATGTCTTCAAATTCCTGCGTTCGCCGCATGGGGATTTCTTCGCTGGTCAGCTTCTCGATAAAGTGTTTCTTTTCTGCTTCCGTTGGACGGCGCGTCAGCACGCAAAGAAACGCGGTTTCAATCGCGACTTCGTCACTGGGCGAAAGCTGTGAAATTCGAGTCGCCGCATTTCGAACAAAGTTCTCTTTAGTCCGTTCTTTGACAAGATTGCCATTCATCATCAGCAGACGCTGAGGAATGGTTCCCCCGTCCATGCTGAACTCATCCTCGCCGGCATCTCCATATCGCTGTAGAAATTCATTCGTTTCGCCAAATGTGATGAGTCTGGTCAGGACATGGCTATCGGCATTCAGGGTATGGAGTGACGATGCCTGATTGATGCTGCCAATGACTTGTTCTGGTCGAAGCCGTGTGATGGGATAAGCGGCCCAATTCGCTTCATGCTGCGAAGTGATTTCGTGTTCGGCACGACTGTCGAGCTGAAATGCCTCCGTCGCAGCGATCACGTGAACAAGCCGCTTCAAATCGAATCCGTGGGAGACGAAGTCATCGACAAGTGGTTCCATGCCTGCAGGGTACTTGCCATCCTCGAAGCTGCCTCTGAGAGGAATGTTATCGACGGGTTCGATCAGCGGTCGCCCCGTCATGACGGCCCAGACACGATTGACAATTGCTCTGGCAAACGGGCGGTTTTCAGGGTGCGTAACCCAACCGGCCAAACGCTGGCGAAGCGTACCGCCTGATTCCGCTAAGAGATCTTGATTAAAGGGGACTTCAGCGGGAACGTTTGTTTCGTCTTCGTCATTGAGGTATTTGTACTCGTACTGTCGTCCTCGCTTGTCGGTGATACCCACGAAAGAATTTTGAGCTTCACGGAAGAAGGAGGCTAGTTCGTGGAAGTCACTTTGCTTCAAGTCGCCCCCTAAGTTATCGTCGTGGCATTGAACGCAATCGATTCGTGTCGCCAGGAAAGCACGCGTAAGTCGACCAGCAAGCATGGCCACGTCAGGTTCCTTGGTGCCGTCCTGATCGACCGTTGCCGTAACGAAATTGACTGCGGGGTGATCGGTCCAAAGACCAGACTCGGCGATCAATTCCGTGGTGAGCTTATCGTATGGACGATTGGCCATCAGCTGATCGCTAAGCCATGTCACGAATCGACGTTTGCGAAAGATTAAAAACGGACCGTTCTCTGTCCCTACATAGGCACGCGACAGTCGCTCGGCCATGTAGTCGCCGTAGCGACGATCCTCGAGCAAGTGATTGACCCACCACGCAAGACGATCTTCGGTTGGGCGGTTTTCAATCAGACGAATTTCCTCGAGCGAGGGGATCATCCCAGTTAGACCAAGAGAAATTCTTCGAGCGATCGTCAGGTCGTCCGCACGTGGTGCCGGTTGCAGGTTGTTCTTCTGCCACGTTTCATGAAATTGTGCGTCGATGGCCGCGACCGTTGAATCGAAATCGTCGCCACGGACGACGATAGGGGTGTCGATCGCTTCGACTTTAGGGGGCGTCAAAAGCCAGTTGGCTAGCGAGGCCAGTACAATGGTGGCCAAGGAAACGAACGCTAGATTTTTGAGCCACATGAAACAGACTCGTCGTTAGGCCCAGAATGGATAGAGAAAAGCAAGTCGTACAATCATGTTACCGGGAATTGAGGCGATTGGTTTCCGAATGCAAAGAAAACTTCCCGTTTTTCTCGATTTCGCAAAACCGCTAAACTAAGCAGCCAAGTAGATAGGGTATCACCGCTTTTCTCGATCCGTTTCCAGGATTCCCCAATGTCAGTGGTCAACTCAACATGGCATGCCGAAGAATTGGTTCCCGCCGAGGAACTTGAGTATTCGATCGATACGGACGTGAACGAATCGCTGGTTCCCTCGGAGACGGCAGCCCAGCCACCACGAAAGAACGGTTTTCGGCAGTTCGGCGCCGGGTTACTGAGTGCTGGGGAGTGGTGCTTTGGCGTGATGTCGATGATTGTCATCCTGGCATTTCTTGCGACCGTGCCGATCCTCAACTTGATGAGCCTGGGATATCTACTGGAAGTTAGTGGCCGGATTGCTCGAACAGGAAAGTTCTCGAAGGGATTCGTAGGAATTCGTAAGGCGGCCAGGATCGGCAGTATCGTTGCTGGGGCTTGGCTGATGTTTCTGCCGTTGCGACTTCTTTCCGACGCATGGCAAAGCGCCTGGTTGATTGATCCAGAAAGTGTTCAGACAAGAAACCTTTGGGTTGTCACAATGATTGCGACGGTTGTCGTCGGACTGCATGTCGCTTGGGCCTGTTATCGGGGCGGCAAGTTTCGTCACTTTTTGTGGCCTGCCCCTATTCGATTCGTTAAGACGATTTTCCATGGCGGCATGTACGCTCAAGCCAGAGAAGGAACACTGTCATTCATCAAAGAGTTGCATTTGTGGCATTACTTTTCGATGGGAGCTCGTGGTTTTATCGGTACGTTGGTATGGTTGGCGATTCCCGTTTTGTGGATGATCGGTGCTCGGCAGATCAGCGAACCAGCTGGGGCTTTCTTAGTAAGCTTGCCAGGCATGTTGATTTTTGCGTTTGTCCTGCTGTATTTGCCATTTCTCCAGGCGAGATTTGCTTCCGAGAATCGCCTTAAGGCTTTGTTTGAGGTCGGAGCCATCCGGCGAATTTTTCGGCAGGCACCCTTGGCATGGTGGTTTGCCCTGTTTATCACGTTGCTATTCGCCCTGCCGCTGTACTTGCTCAAGATCGAAATGATCGATCGCGAGATTGCCTGGCTGCCGAGCTTGTTTTTCGTGGTCTTCATTTTTCCGGCCCGAATGCTTTCGGGCTGGGCGTTGGCCGTGGCGCAAAAGCGAGATAAGCCAGCTCATTTCGTTTGGCGTTGGTTAAGTCGTTTGGCGACTATCCCGGTGGTGGTGTCCTACATCTTCTTCATGTATCTGTTCCTTTATATTTCCTGGCGGGGCGCGAACAGCCTTCTTGAACAGCATGCGTTCCTAGTTCCGGTGCCGTTTCTCGGGGCCTAACCGATCAGTCCAAACGGTTTCAGCACTAGGACCTGACCGAGGGAAGGGGTACCATGGAGATACCGTTGAATATCTTCTTGGTGCCTGGGACGGAACGATTTCATGCCGCGTGGAAATCTAATCACCATTGTCGTCACGTTTATTGTGGCGATGATTTGCTATCAATCTGCGGCGCAATCACGTTACGCGTTGATGTTTCAGCAGGGACTGCGAACAATATCGGAATATTACGTTCGTCCCGTTCCTGACGAAGATCTATTCAATGCCGCGATGGAAGGGATGACCGCTCCACTCGATCAGAACTCAGGCTATATCGCTCCGACACGCTACTCGGACTTCCGCCGAGAACTGGGACAAGAGTTCGGTGGCATCGGTGTTCACGTCGACTTCGACGAAGAAAAGCGGGAGATGATCATCATTTCTCCATTGGCTGGTGCCCCCGCTTACGAGGCGGGAATCCAAGCAGGCGATATTGTTGTTGCGATCGATGGCGAAGAGCTCAACGGAGAAGACTTCAAGACATCGCTTGAACGGTTACATGGCGTCACTGGCACCCCCGTAACACTTACGGTGCTTCATATCGGTGAAGATAAACCGGTCGATATTACGATGACTCGAGCCAACATTATGGTCGAGTCCGTCATGGGAGACACGCATGGCGAAGGTGGGAAATGGGATTTCCATCTCGCGAGCAATCCCAAC is a window of Bremerella sp. TYQ1 DNA encoding:
- a CDS encoding DUF1549 domain-containing protein — translated: MWLKNLAFVSLATIVLASLANWLLTPPKVEAIDTPIVVRGDDFDSTVAAIDAQFHETWQKNNLQPAPRADDLTIARRISLGLTGMIPSLEEIRLIENRPTEDRLAWWVNHLLEDRRYGDYMAERLSRAYVGTENGPFLIFRKRRFVTWLSDQLMANRPYDKLTTELIAESGLWTDHPAVNFVTATVDQDGTKEPDVAMLAGRLTRAFLATRIDCVQCHDDNLGGDLKQSDFHELASFFREAQNSFVGITDKRGRQYEYKYLNDEDETNVPAEVPFNQDLLAESGGTLRQRLAGWVTHPENRPFARAIVNRVWAVMTGRPLIEPVDNIPLRGSFEDGKYPAGMEPLVDDFVSHGFDLKRLVHVIAATEAFQLDSRAEHEITSQHEANWAAYPITRLRPEQVIGSINQASSLHTLNADSHVLTRLITFGETNEFLQRYGDAGEDEFSMDGGTIPQRLLMMNGNLVKERTKENFVRNAATRISQLSPSDEVAIETAFLCVLTRRPTEAEKKHFIEKLTSEEIPMRRTQEFEDIYWALMNCTEFAWNH
- a CDS encoding DUF4013 domain-containing protein — encoded protein: MSVVNSTWHAEELVPAEELEYSIDTDVNESLVPSETAAQPPRKNGFRQFGAGLLSAGEWCFGVMSMIVILAFLATVPILNLMSLGYLLEVSGRIARTGKFSKGFVGIRKAARIGSIVAGAWLMFLPLRLLSDAWQSAWLIDPESVQTRNLWVVTMIATVVVGLHVAWACYRGGKFRHFLWPAPIRFVKTIFHGGMYAQAREGTLSFIKELHLWHYFSMGARGFIGTLVWLAIPVLWMIGARQISEPAGAFLVSLPGMLIFAFVLLYLPFLQARFASENRLKALFEVGAIRRIFRQAPLAWWFALFITLLFALPLYLLKIEMIDREIAWLPSLFFVVFIFPARMLSGWALAVAQKRDKPAHFVWRWLSRLATIPVVVSYIFFMYLFLYISWRGANSLLEQHAFLVPVPFLGA